TAGGAACTTATGCTACTGTTTATGTAAATGGTAAGAACCTGGGGCGTCATTTGGGTGGCCGAACAACTTTCACTATTGATGTAACAGATGCTCTGAAACCTGGTGCAAAGAATACAATTGCTGTTAAGGCAGAACATCCTTCCATGATTTCAGATATGCCTTGGGTTTGCGGTGGTTGTTCTTCTGAATGGGGATTCTCTGAAGGATCTCAGCCAATGGGCATATTCCGACCTGTAACTCTTGAGGTTACAGATAAGGTTCGTGTTGAACCATTCGGTGTTCATATCTGGAATGATGAAAAAGCTAAGACTGTAAATATTGAAACTGAAATTAAAAATTATGGTAAGACTGCTGAAACTGTAGAGCTTGTAAACAAGTTTACCAATGAAGACTGGATTCAGATATTCCGTCTGTCGGAAAGTGTAACTCTTCAACCGGGAGAGACAAAAGTTATTAAGCAGGTTAGTCCGGAAATAAAGGATGCTCATTTGTGGTCTGTTGATGATCCGTATCTTTATTCTCTGGCTACTGTGGTGAAGCGTGGTGGTAAGACTACGGACGAATTAACTACTTCTTTTGGTATCCGTACTGTAAGTTGGCCAGTTCTTCGCAAAGATGGTGATCAGACTTTCCGTTTGAATGGGAAATCTGTTTTCATTAACGGCGTTTGTGAATACGAACATATGTTGGGGCAATCTCATGCTTTCTCAAATGAACAGGTTGCTTCTCGTGTGAAACAGATTAAAGCGGCAGGCTTCAATGCTTTCCGTGATGCTCATCAACCTCATAATTTAGAGTATCAAAATTATTGGGATCAGAATGGAATCTTGTTCTGGCCTCAGTTCTCAGCACATATATGGTATGATTCTCCTCAGTTCCGTGAGAACTTCAAGTCATTGCTTCGTCAGTGGATAAAGGAACGTCGTAATTCTCCTTCAGTAATGATGTGGGGATTGCAGAATGAAAGTACTCTTCCAAAAGATTTTGCTGAAGAATGTGCTAATATTATTCGTGAAATGGATCCAACTGCCCGTAACCAGAGAGTGATTACCACTTGCAACGTTGGGGAAGGAACTGACTGGAATGTGGTTCAGAACTGGTCGGGTACTTACGGTGGTAATCCTGATAACTATGGCAAGGAGATCAGCCGCCAGTTGTTGAATGGTGAATATGGTGCATGGCGTTCTATTGATTTACACACTGAAGGTGACTTTGACCAGAATGGTGTTTGGAGTGAGAACAGAATGTGTCAGTTGCTTGAAAAGAAAATCAAATTGGCTGAGTCTGCAAAAGATAGTTGTTGCGGACAGTTCCAATGGGTATTCAGTTCACACGATAACCCCGGACGTAAACAACCGGATGAAGGTTACCGTGTGATTGATAAAGTGGGACCAGTTAATTATAAGGGTCTGGTCACTCCATGGGAAGAACCATTGGATGCATATTATATGTATCGTGCAAACTATGTTCCGGCTAAGAAAGATCCGATGGTTTATATCGTATCTCACAATTGGGCTGATCGTTTTGTGAAAAATAAAGGTCGTATCAATATTGATGTGTTCAGCAACTGTGATTCTGTGAAACTGTACAATGATGCAACCGATACTCTTTTGATGGGAAAGAAAACCAATCATGGGGTAGGCACTCACTTTATGTGGGAACACAGATCTGTTCGTTACAATGTATTGCGTGCAGTAGGTTATTATGGAGGTAGAGCTGTTGCTCAGGATGTAGTTGTGCTCGAAGGACTGGAAAAAGCACCTCACTTTGATAAACTATATACTAATGTTACTCCAATCTTAAAAGGAGAGAAGAGTTATAACTATATTTACCGTGTTAACTGTGGTGGTGATAAATATACAGATGAATACGGACAGGTTTGGAATGCAGATATTGCCAAAGGAACAAGCAAAGGTTGGGGTTCTACTTCATGGGCTGATGATTATAAAGGACTGAATCCTTACCTTGGAAGTCAACGATTTACTTCAGACCCGATTGAGGGAACAAAAGACTGGAATCTGTTTGGTCATTTCCGTTACGGACGTCACAAGCTGGCTTATCATTTTCCTCTTCCAGATGGAGAATACCGTGTGGAATTATATTTCACTGAACCTTGGCATGGCACCGGTGGCAGCAAAGATTGCGAAGGTCTTCGTGTGTTTGATGTTGCAGTGAATGATTCTACTTATATTAAAGATGT
This genomic interval from uncultured Bacteroides sp. contains the following:
- a CDS encoding malectin domain-containing carbohydrate-binding protein, with amino-acid sequence MITKRHLAAFLFLLFSLGGFAQQQVPLKKMQEVYEKIKTPYKYGLVIAPTTNKYKVDCPSVFREGNKWYMTYLMYNGQNGKDGRGYQTMLAESDDLLKWKTLGNVLSFRDGTWDTNQRGGFLSLLDNTWGGSYKLNKYKNKYWMTYIGGASAGYESGPLKIGVAFTKNNLTKAHEWESLDKPILSPEDKDAQWFENITQYKSCVYWDKDKKLGKQFVMYYNAGGRNPKTNIKAERIGIALSDDMIHWKRYEGNPIFTHEEGLTADAHIQKMGDVYVMFYFSAFRSSRKYKAFNTFACSYDLVHWTDWTGDDLVIPSKDYDNLFAHKSCVIEYKGVVYHYYCGVNKNDQRGIAVAVSKPMGRSEVNFPVPEMTGKRIINSLNSDWYTVAAAENSNTYDAFNVNADWKKVNVPHNWDDYAGYRQLVHGNRHGNAWYKKEFDLPAYDADKRMFIRFDGVGTYATVYVNGKNLGRHLGGRTTFTIDVTDALKPGAKNTIAVKAEHPSMISDMPWVCGGCSSEWGFSEGSQPMGIFRPVTLEVTDKVRVEPFGVHIWNDEKAKTVNIETEIKNYGKTAETVELVNKFTNEDWIQIFRLSESVTLQPGETKVIKQVSPEIKDAHLWSVDDPYLYSLATVVKRGGKTTDELTTSFGIRTVSWPVLRKDGDQTFRLNGKSVFINGVCEYEHMLGQSHAFSNEQVASRVKQIKAAGFNAFRDAHQPHNLEYQNYWDQNGILFWPQFSAHIWYDSPQFRENFKSLLRQWIKERRNSPSVMMWGLQNESTLPKDFAEECANIIREMDPTARNQRVITTCNVGEGTDWNVVQNWSGTYGGNPDNYGKEISRQLLNGEYGAWRSIDLHTEGDFDQNGVWSENRMCQLLEKKIKLAESAKDSCCGQFQWVFSSHDNPGRKQPDEGYRVIDKVGPVNYKGLVTPWEEPLDAYYMYRANYVPAKKDPMVYIVSHNWADRFVKNKGRINIDVFSNCDSVKLYNDATDTLLMGKKTNHGVGTHFMWEHRSVRYNVLRAVGYYGGRAVAQDVVVLEGLEKAPHFDKLYTNVTPILKGEKSYNYIYRVNCGGDKYTDEYGQVWNADIAKGTSKGWGSTSWADDYKGLNPYLGSQRFTSDPIEGTKDWNLFGHFRYGRHKLAYHFPLPDGEYRVELYFTEPWHGTGGSKDCEGLRVFDVAVNDSTYIKDVDIWAESGHDVAYKKVVNATIKGGELKISFPEVKAGQAVISAIAIASRNKDIRPAEAAPSNGWSWDNIERVVTTPVASLPEGKGSRVTVTYQAEDAMVKGKSEKKVNRKQTGISFLKGKSNSIEWNISTGIANVYALRFNYMNAGKEPMKVRIQLIAADGTILKNDEITFPVATEKWKALSTTTGSFINAGHYKVRVMADNMEGLCFDALDVQ